A single Schistocerca gregaria isolate iqSchGreg1 unplaced genomic scaffold, iqSchGreg1.2 ptg000867l, whole genome shotgun sequence DNA region contains:
- the LOC126323723 gene encoding uncharacterized protein LOC126323723, translating into MDERNMSVRDYVEKYGYLKRGEKLSETREEDEIVLAGRIMSKRRSGKRLVFYEIKQYFQDVQIMCDMKDYRVREQDWNSEIKSLESEFEFYHSKLKKGDIIAVRGYPYRTKTGELTLAGRRVKLLAPCLHDFPEYGGIQNKEIRYRHRYVDLMVTPGVRNTFVARACIVGALRRYLDQRGFIEVETPILSQTAGGACARPFETVMRAQDASLYLRIAPELYLKQLVVGGMDRVYEIGKSFRNEGIDYTHNPEFTTCEFYEAYADYEKLFSTVQELFLSIVCHMNSTLRLNRASQFGTSPAEAPTHDEDSVVLVDVPAKGTHPPLERVRIDFRQPFKRVSVVEELERILKIRLPDVNDPKNSAFYRDVLKQCNLDCPPPQTTVRMFDRLIEHFIESQCVQPTYLCHFPTSMSPLAREHRTRPALAERFELFIARMELANAYTEMNSPFEQAKRLKNQVPDGESVKSDEEWFVRSLEWGLPPTAGCGLGIDRLVMLLTNKLSIKEVLLFPFMKDANANNEGKCQER; encoded by the coding sequence ATGGACGAGCGGAACATGTCCGTGAGGGACTACGTTGAAAAGTATGGATACTTGAAGCGCGGTGAGAAGTTGTCCGAAACTAGGGAGGAGGATGAAATCGTGCTTGCTGGCCGAATAATGAGCAAGCGAAGGTCGGGCAAAAGGCTTGTGTTCTACGAGATCAAGCAGTATTTTCAGGACGTGCAGATCATGTGTGATATGAAGGATTACAGGGTGCGAGAGCAGGACTGGAATTCCGAGATAAAAAGTCTGGAGAGCGAGTTTGAATTTTATCATAGCAAGTTAAAAAAAGGCGACATCATCGCGGTGAGAGGATATCCGTACAGGACGAAAACAGGAGAGTTGACGTTAGCTGGAAGGAGAGTGAAGTTGCTCGCGCCCTGTTTGCATGACTTTCCGGAGTATGGGGGCATTCAGAACAAGGAGATTCGATACCGGCACCGGTACGTGGACCTGATGGTGACTCCGGGAGTGAGGAACACTTTCGTAGCAAGAGCGTGCATTGTTGGCGCGTTGAGGCGGTATTTGGACCAGAGAGGTTTCATAGAGGTCGAGACGCCGATTTTGTCTCAGACTGCCGGAGGCGCGTGCGCAAGGCCATTTGAGACGGTGATGCGAGCGCAGGACGCGAGTTTGTACTTGAGAATAGCGCCGGAACTCTATTTGAAGCAGTTAGTTGTGGGAGGAATGGACCGCGTTTATGAAATTGGAAAGTCGTTTCGAAATGAGGGGATCGATTACACGCACAATCCTGAGTTTACAACATGCGAATTTTATGAGGCCTACGCCGATTATGAAAAGTTGTTTTCTACGGTTCAAGAGCTGTTTCTATCGATCGTCTGCCACATGAATTCGACGTTGCGACTGAACCGCGCGTCGCAGTTTGGAACATCCCCGGCTGAGGCGCCGACCCACGACGAAGATTCGGTCGTCTTGGTGGACGTGCCAGCTAAGGGGACACATCCGCCGCTCGAGCGAGTCAGGATTGACTTCAGGCAGCCGTTCAAGAGAGTTTCCGTCGTCGAGGAGCtcgaaagaattttaaaaatacgaCTTCCAGACGTCAATGATCCTAAAAATAGTGCTTTTTATCGAGACGTCCTCAAACAATGCAATTTAGACTGCCCGCCCCCGCAGACGACGGTTCGGATGTTCGATCGACTGATCGAGCACTTTATCGAAAGTCAGTGCGTTCAGCCCACTTACTTGTGTCATTTCCCGACCTCGATGAGTCCCTTGGCGAGAGAGCATCGCACTCGACCCGCGCTCGCCGAGAGATTCGAGTTATTCATTGCCAGAATGGAGCTCGCCAACGCGTACACAGAAATGAACTCTCCATTTGAACAGGCAAAGAGGCTCAAAAATCAAGTCCCGGACGGAGAGAGCGTCAAAAGCGACGAGGAGTGGTTCGTCCGCTCTCTAGAGTGGGGGCTTCCGCCGACCGCCGGATGCGGACTAGGCATCGACCGACTGGTTATGCTACTAACCAACAAACTGTCTATCAAGGAGGTCCTGCTGTTCCCGTTCATGAAAGACGCAAATGCAAACAACGAAGGAAAATGCCAAGAGAGATGA
- the LOC126323772 gene encoding uncharacterized protein LOC126323772, whose translation MRGQYGLLLTLPLLFILLVAASGIEDGLHVKRVEPNFLSTKSTSHILSLENPQVDSYIAKSGDSKTYSYQVPANTSHELLLASGPSGVTCRIGARRNQAAIIEYNNHIVLSKAETRRLTVPPVDHERTYFVTFYAHKENTNFHCRFTLLPDLEADAVANVESECVKSVLDIKLDVQYNFNLKTECNDIYRLIIPSDLPVYISLHVEINTSKYSIMYIKRNSIPTFSNYDNILYGKGGQQSLLGIVNKSDVYYFSFYSETEQNITWRINATSQNTCISNCSGESHGTCNSGQCNCTSDYVGVACEQMNRELLIGEYAFGELDQQSWNYYRFTSDAKLAIIQLRHLDRQDCDLFVANGRNPTINDFSLRNISFSPSSSITIEQPIGQTWHIGVLGISSCKYNLTVDTNNCPPFCVSPRGTCNPETYICKCSPGYYGDTCTKPAGNLTSENALDAILPAHSDEISFLYKPSNVVFTTLLKENASHPSLDVSIHLYNNNGTLINQWQERENDKGYSIHVINVLSKRSELPFLIVVKRNSYAADTDIPFKIVAWSPSL comes from the exons ATGAGAGGCCAATACGGACTTCTGCTGACGCTCCCACTGCTTTTCATCCTCCTAGTAGCTGCCTCGGGTATTGAAGATGGGCTTCACGTGAAAAGGGTTGAACCGAATTTCTTGAGCACAAAAAGTACCTCTC ATATCTTGTCTTTGGAAAACCCACAGGTCGATTCTTATATCGCCAAGTCAGGTGATTCAAAAACCTACAGTTACCAAGTTCCGGCCAATACCTCGCACGAGCTCCTCTTGGCCAGTGGACCCAGCGGAGTCACCTGCCGCATCGGCGCCAGAAGAAACCAAGCCGCCatcattgagtacaacaatcacattGTTTTGTCTAAAGCGGAAACTCGGCGCTTGACAGTTCCCCCCGTTGACCACGAAAGAACTTACTTTGTGACATTTTACGCGCATAAAGAGAACACGAACTTTCACTGCAGATTTACTCTGCTTCCAGACCTCGAGGCCGACGCGGTTGCCAATGTAGAATCTGAATGCGTCAAGTCCGTTCTAGATATAAAGTTGGACGTACAGTACAATTTCAATTTAAAAACAGAATGCAATGACATATATCGCCTGATTATACCGAGCGACCTGCCCGTCTACATCAGTCTTCATGTTGAAATAAATACGTCAAAATATAGCATCATGTACATAAAACGCAACTCAATCCCAACCTTTTCCAACTACGACAACATCCTTTATGGCAAAGGTGGACAGCAATCGCTGCTTGGAATTGTCAACAAAAGTGATGTCTATTACTTCTCATTCTATTCCGAAACTGAACAAAATATAACGTGGAGAATCAACGCCACGTCCCAGAACACGTGTATCAGCAACTGCTCCGGGGAGTCTCACGGTACTTGTAACAGTGGGCAATGCAATTGTACTAGCGACTATGTTGGCGTTGCGTGCGAACAGATGAACCGCGAGCTGCTGATCGGCGAGTACGCTTTCGGAGAATTGGATCAGCAATCTTGGAATTACTACAGGTTTACTTCTGACGCCAAGTTGGCCATTATTCAGTTGAGACATCTCGATCGCCAAGACTGCGATCTCTTCGTTGCAAACGGCCGTAACCCAACTATCAACGACTTCTCCCTGCGTAACATCAGTTTCAGCCCTTCTTCGAGCATAACCATCGAACAGCCCATTGGACAAACCTGGCATATCGGCGTTCTGGGTATCAGCAGCTGCAAGTACAATTTGACCGTTGACACAAATAACTGTCCCCCTTTTTGTGTTTCTCCACGCGGCACTTGTAACCCTGAAACCTACATTTGTAAATGTTCGCCCGGCTACTACGGAGACACCTGCACAAAGCCTGCTGGGAACCTCACTTCAGAGAATGCACTTGACGCAATTTTGCCTGCGCACTCGGATGAGATCAGCTTCCTCTATAAGCCGTCAAATGTGGTATTCACCACCCTATTGAAAGAAAACGCCAGCCACCCGTCCCTCGATGTATCCATACATCTATACAACAACAATGGTACTCTCATAAATCAGTGGcaagagagagaaaatgacaaaGGTTACTCGATACACGTCATTAATGTTTTGAGCAAGCGTTCTGAACTTCCTTTCTTAATTGTAGTCAAACGAAATTcctacgccgccgatacagatatCCCCTTCAAAATTGTTGCTTGGAGCCCATCGTTGTAG
- the LOC126323755 gene encoding protein rogdi-like yields the protein MEPYRHVSVALERDTQKREQEWLLKNKMPTYLDELRQKIESCIRFINPVICSAAEHDQSSQNKGGGEGNKELVRLKVSDNLKGYLKIDGWNITESQLMVRFPKFNKGISYAISSSNTQPWKLHQIQNVHEFLHMALSHIDMPDPVSATRIMKCIDEVVHCLKQALSEMETEYSSIGSTNETFFSSIPENLHVCFSVLNTSYVVSVYLLRPQKHSRAFDPSHRRQAYEEGVSGSRALDANFPEVVADSAQCAQPSKKLERCLVNIHGILELCLEIREKLIVVSQVN from the exons ATGGAGCCGTACAGGCATGTATCTGTGGCCCTAGAGCGAGACACGCAG AAAAGGGAGCAGGAATggcttttgaaaaataaaatgCCTACTTACCTAGACGAGTTGAGGCAAAAAATTGAG TCTTGTATAAGATTCATAAATCCTGTAATCTGCTCGGCGGCAGAACATGATCAAT CGTCTCAGAATAAAGGAGGTGGAGAAGGCAACAAGGAATTAGTTAGGCTTAAAGTTTCAGA CAACTTGAAGGGATATTTGAAAATTGATGGATGGAATATAACCGAATCA CAATTGATGGTCAGGTTTCCAAAATTTAATAAAGGTATCTCTTACGCGATAAGTTCATCCAATACTCAGCCGTGGAAACTACACCAAATTCAAAATGTACATGAATTCCTGCACATGGCGCTGAGTCACATAGACATGCCCGATCCAGTCTCCGCAACTCGGATTATGAAG TGTATAGATGAAGTGGTCCATTGCTTGAAACAGGCTCTGTCCGAAATGGAGACGGAGTACTCTTCGATAGGCAGCACGAATGAG ACCTTTTTTTCTTCCATTCCAGAAAATTTGCACGTTTGCTTCAGCGTCTTGAACACCAGCTACGTCGTGTCAGTTTATCTACTTCGACCACAAAAGCACTCCAGGGCGTTCGACCCTTCACACAGAAGGCAGGC GTACGAGGAGGGGGTTTCGGGTTCGAGAGCTTTGGACGCAAATTTTCCAGAGGTGGTGGCGGACAGCGCGCAATGCGCACAACCAAGCAAAAAATTGGAAAGGTGCCTGGTCAACATCCACGGCATACTAGAACTGTGCCTGGAAATTCGAGAAAAGTTGATTGTTGTCTCTCAAGTCAATTGA
- the LOC126323756 gene encoding probable maleylacetoacetate isomerase 2 produces MVNDKLILYSYWRSSAAWRLRIALYWKSLDFEYRPVKLAENGQQRGAEFAKVNPMMQVPTLVVNDRILAESLPIIEYLEEAYPHNPLLPKCLFLRAKVREIANIVAADIHPIQNLDVVVKLKNDYGTDRNTWAKYWIERRFGALEKILSNGVSGRYAVGDQITLADVFLVPQAFAGVQYGVDLSKFPTIERVAREASKEEAFVKAHPTNQPDADPEEVSKWKN; encoded by the exons ATGGTAAAC GACAAACTGATCCTCTATAGCTATTGGAGAAGCTCCGCCGCGTGGAGGTTGCGCATCGCGCTCTATTGGAAGTCGCTAGATTTCGAGTACAGAC CCGTGAAGCTGGCGGAAAACGGCCAGCAGAGAGGCGCGGAGTTCGCCAAGGTGAACCCCATGATGCAGGTCCCCACGCTGGTCGTGAACGACCGCATTCTTGCCGAGTCTCTCCCGATCATCGAGTACCTGGAGGAGGCTTACCCGCACAACCCGCTCCTTCCCAAGTGTTTGTTCCTGCGCGCTAAGGTTCGCGAAATCGCCAACATCGTGGCCGCCGACATCCATCCAATACAAAACCTAGATGTGGTGGTGAAGCTGAAGAACGACTACGGAACAGACCGCAACACGTGGGCCAAGTATTGGATCGAGCGCAGGTTCGGCGCCCTCGAGAAAATTCTGTCCAACGGCGTGTCTGGAAGGTATGCCGTGGGCGACCAAATCACGTTAGCCGATGTCTTCCTGGTGCCTCAGGCGTTCGCGGGCGTTCAGTACGGCGTGGACCTGAGCAAATTCCCGACCATAGAACGTGTGGCGAGAGAGGCGTCTAAGGAGGAGGCGTTCGTCAAAGCGCATCCGACCAACCAGCCCGATGCGGACCCTGAAGAGGTAAGCAAGTGGAAAAATTAA
- the LOC126323724 gene encoding ubiquitin carboxyl-terminal hydrolase 33-like codes for MAPRYVQTVDSSPPLCDAVLETSAAGENSSTYEKSRKRTLLEDLSGGELEFPYARYRECLEWPPSRQSLEEQRQMQSECRGRRESASDSSGRGEKPNRSAIMKTPTQFVGGICGLMNLGNTCFLNAVLQCLSNIPPLRYFFLVTSQIYLLALETNPSLSSSKGEERSIDSSILIPLAKHYTELMRAMWENGSRVASPEDILADICKINPMFQGHNQHESQELMYYLLKALHDPLKIPYCARVTTTNNGDSDNNKSRQEKKNDFSALDSDQSPSRDQAARSGPKSEATERHSIRKLLFAQDEEYHRHQSYKSQRTIPLVDDSIKFDSPISSLFEGVLLSQVKCSRCQHIFEKFDPFYDLGISIVTKENGSGAVQKKTDFSKLNFSKHSQTSRCKLESSVCAAGVDCYSQDVHHAPLNRKIVSKILGVPLTIIKHCASVILSFVGFDHHSQTVSLEDCMHEFCISENLTGEEKYQCERCDGLYDAQKALSIYIPPPVLCLHLKRFCYNSCVGLKMNDYVPFPLKNFDITPFCTSSMKGGCQSPRSGPLPIPKYDLVGVICHEGTLSSGHYIAYAYNSEAEKWFQFDDDLVQPVSVQKVSSVDAYILFYQQQSGPKHFSFKKAIIEAMKHHINQLALFSQEKYPQAMQGSLRDDFCRIKSSLLEQTTFLPLIWLEKWKYMAHPGPIQNLGITCPHGKLNCHLSSSMLLQLTIPIPKSLYRILQQVYDGEPAIVSIQDSPSRLECCRKCCRDHHKQ; via the coding sequence ATGGCACCTCGGTACGTGCAGACGGTGGACTCGTCGCCTCCGTTGTGCGACGCTGTTCTAGAGACGTCGGCTGCCGGCGAGAACTCATCAACGTACGAGAAAAGCAGAAAAAGAACGCTTTTGGAGGACCTGTCGGGCGGCGAGCTCGAGTTTCCTTACGCTCGATACAGGGAGTGCCTGGAGTGGCCACCCAGTCGTCAGTCGCTCGAGGAACAGCGACAGATGCAGTCGGAGTGCCGAGGCAGAAGAGAGAGTGCTTCTGATTCGAGTGGCCGCGGCGAAAAGCCAAACCGTTCGGCGATAATGAAAACGCCCACTCAGTTCGTTGGCGGGATTTGTGGCCTTATGAATTTAGGTAACACGTGCTTTTTGAACGCCGTCCTTCAGTGTCTAAGCAACATTCCGCCGCTGCGCTATTTCTTTCTCGTGACGTCCCAGATATACTTATTGGCGCTCGAGACGAATCCCTCGCTGTCGTCCAGCAAGGGCGAAGAGAGGTCGATAGACAGCAGCATTTTGATTCCCCTGGCGAAGCACTACACGGAACTGATGAGGGCAATGTGGGAAAATGGCTCCAGAGTGGCCTCTCCAGAAGACATCTTGGCCGACATTTGCAAAATCAACCCCATGTTCCAAGGCCACAACCAACACGAATCACAGGAGCTGATGTATTACCTGCTCAAGGCGCTGCACGACCCGCTCAAGATTCCCTACTGCGCTCGCGTCACCACGACAAACAACGGCGACAGCGATAACAACAAGtctagacaagaaaaaaaaaatgatttttcggCGCTGGACAGCGACCAGTCGCCGAGCCGTGATCAAGCGGCCCGCTCCGGCCCGAAGTCCGAGGCGACCGAAAGGCATTCAATCCGCAAGCTCCTCTTCGCGCAGGACGAGGAGTACCACCGCCACCAGTCGTACAAGAGTCAGAGGACGATTCCGCTCGTCGACGATTCGATCAAGTTTGACAGCCCGATTTCCTCGCTGTTCGAGGGCGTCCTGCTCTCACAGGTCAAGTGCTCCCGCTGTCAGCACATCTTCGAAAAGTTCGACCCGTTCTACGATCTCGGAATCTCGATCGTCACCAAGGAGAACGGCTCGGGCGCTGTTCAGAAGAAGACCGACTTTTCCAAGCTCAACTTTTCCAAGCACAGCCAAACTAGCCGGTGTAAGCTGGAGTCCTCCGTATGCGCCGCCGGCGTGGACTGCTACAGCCAAGACGTCCACCACGCGCCGCTGAACCGCAAAATCGTGTCGAAAATCCTCGGCGTGCCCCTCACCATCATCAAGCACTGCGCGTCCGTAATCCTCTCGTTTGTGGGATTCGACCACCACAGCCAAACCGTCAGTCTCGAGGATTGCATGCACGAGTTCTGCATCTCCGAAAACCTGACGGGCGAAGAAAAGTACCAATGCGAGCGTTGCGACGGCCTCTATGACgcccaaaaagctctctccatataCATACCCCCCCCAGTACTCTGTTTGCATCTGAAACGGTTCTGCTACAACTCTTGCGTCGGACTCAAAATGAACGATTACGTGCCGTTCCCTCTTAAAAACTTCGACATCACCCCGTTTTGCACCTCCAGCATGAAAGGAGGCTGCCAATCCCCTCGATCCGGGCCCCTGCCAATCCCGAAGTACGACCTTGTCGGCGTCATCTGTCACGAGGGCACCCTGTCGAGCGGACACTACATAGCCTACGCCTACAACTCCGAGGCCGAAAAGTGGTTTCAATTCGACGATGACCTCGTTCAACCCGTCTCGGTCCAAAAAGTCAGCTCCGTCGACGCCTACATCCTCTTCTACCAACAGCAGTCCGGCCCAAAGCACTTCTCGTTCAAAAAGGCCATCATAGAGGCCATGAAACACCACATAAACCAACTCGCCCTGTTCTCTCAGGAAAAATACCCTCAAGCCATGCAAGGAAGCCTGCGCGACGACTTCTGTCGCATCAAGTCCAGCCTGCTGGAGCAAACCACCTTTCTACCCCTCATCTGGCTGGAAAAGTGGAAGTACATGGCCCACCCCGGACCCATTCAAAACCTAGGCATCACTTGTCCTCACGGGAAACTGAACTGCCACCTGAGCTCCTCCATGCTTCTCCAACTAACCATACCCATCCCCAAGTCTCTCTATCGCATCCTCCAACAAGTCTACGACGGAGAACCCGCCATCGTGTCCATCCAAGACAGCCCCAGCCGCCTCGAGTGCTGCAGAAAGTGCTGTCGTGACCACCATAAGCAGTGA
- the LOC126323757 gene encoding uncharacterized protein LOC126323757 isoform X1, whose translation MIESQSGRDLESSKRSEVTEPADIEKFNDITLINAKRARPQLEREIVKWTNEKFIPICRMKTVQIAYTRCGRFAIVISVPSVVNFGFGVRLMTLDLYGRLCIYFIGAYRTLESATRESEKRIRQIEYVMDELNSSLKHGDVVLVDHLGYSHVAIYDAEKRVFYELFGDVESGINALHYELNKFLLGVTKSLLWFHLGVLRTVNCVFKSVLGLDFPRTYLIERCRRNNEKLPSFEELNKMHPPQRKRLWVENPISDRREILADRPPLSAREDEHPGGEGTPKGGVGRLPEIKRRLKSLDSDKESSDVTDQQDLRDSSLSSDGEGTASQSQEPFVRMRFGRSSNSIAEITETPLDIFVSRDPLLKIRRKFYANSLPPYETVFRARSMLGTPGWNPVTKNCEHFVTWAKTGKTESSQVHQFSSGTAIAGVTTLQSIVIICFFSFTFLYILKKFFVTTWIEMIEWALFCTLKVTVVLTTVIFLLGIWIYQLDGSSANYDTLFRRNA comes from the coding sequence ATGATTGAGTCCCAGTCTGGCCGAGACCTGGAATCTTCCAAACGTTCTGAAGTCACAGAACCGGCTGATATCGAGAAGTTCAACGACATCACACTTATCAACGCTAAGAGGGCGAGACCACAGCTGGAGAGAGAGATTGTCAAATGGACCAACGAAAAGTTCATACCTATCTGTCGGATGAAAACCGTACAGATCGCCTATACGAGATGCGGTCGCTTTGCAATTGTCATTAGTGTACCGTCGGTTGTgaattttggctttggagttcgcCTGATGACGCTCGATTTGTATGGCCGACTGTGTATATACTTTATTGGTGCTTACCGAACCCTCGAATCGGCTACGCGGGAATCGGAGAAGCGAATTAGACAGATCGAGTATGTCATGGATGAGCTGAACTCGTCGCTGAAGCACGGGGACGTGGTATTGGTGGACCATTTGGGGTACTCGCACGTGGCCATTTACGACGCCGAGAAGAGAGTGTTTTACGAGCTGTTCGGCGACGTCGAGTCCGGAATCAACGCCTTGCATTACGAGCTCAACAAGTTCCTCTTGGGCGTTACCAAGTCGTTGCTGTGGTTTCATCTGGGCGTGCTCAGAACGGTCAACTGCGTCTTCAAGAGTGTCTTGGGCTTGGATTTCCCCAGGACGTACCTTATCGAGCGctgtcgcagaaacaacgaaaagcTCCCGTCGTTTGAGGAACTGAACAAAATGCACCCGCCTCAGCGCAAGCGGTTATGGGTAGAGAACCCGATCTCCGACAGAAGAGAGATTTTGGCGGACCGACCCCCCCTCTCTGCGAGGGAAGATGAACACCCGGGGGGCGAAGGTACCCCCAAAGGGGGGGTCGGGCGGCTCCCCGAGATAAAGCGTCGACTGAAGTCTTTGGATTCGGACAAAGAGAGTTCCGATGTGACAGATCAACAGGACTTGAGGGATTCCAGTCTATCAAGTGACGGAGAAGGAACCGCGTCTCAGAGTCAAGAGCCGTTCGTCCGCATGCGATTTGGTCGCTCGTCCAACAGCATAGCGGAAATTACGGAGACGCCTTTGGACATATTTGTGTCGAGAGATCCACTTTTGAAGATTCGACGAAAGTTCTATGCAAATTCTCTGCCTCCTTATGAAACCGTTTTTCGCGCACGATCGATGCTTGGAACACCCGGCTGGAATCCGGTGACGAAGAACTGCGAGCACTTTGTGACGTGGGCGAAGACTGGGAAGACGGAATCGTCCCAGGTGCACCAGTTTAGCAGCGGCACGGCTATCGCCGGCGTGACGACGCTACAGTCAATCGTGATTATTTGTTTTTTCAGCTTCACgtttttgtatattttaaaaaaattttttgtgaCGACCTGGATCGAAATGATCGAGTGGGCCCTTTTTTGCACGCTGAAGGTGACCGTAGTGCTGACCACAGTGATCTTCTTACTTGGAATTTGGATATACCAGCTGGATGGAAGCAGCGCGAACTACGATACCCTTTTTCGACGAAAcgcgtga
- the LOC126323757 gene encoding uncharacterized protein LOC126323757 isoform X2, producing the protein MFEKTLATSNRTDEKSRMKQEKKLDQIQKAQTTKAKDTKKKIQAQGILEKQKKSKIKFRFNNPGKINPPVIKISEVSFAFDKNAPEEEYIFKDVDQYIDLDSKIAIVGPNGAGKSTLVNLITGDLEPTKGEIMRNRKLNIMKFAQHFMDELKLSENAIAYITKNHPGITQQEARTALGFFGLSGKTHTNPISLLSGGQKSRVMFANISLSNADIMFLDEPTNHLDIQSVNALIEGLKAFTGGIVIISHDQRLITNVCNELWIVEGDQKVKRYEGTFEEYRQELIDAMDDSIFEALGENETTADPSSSRK; encoded by the coding sequence ATGTTCGAGAAGACGCTTGCCACATCTAACCGAACGGACGAAAAATCGAGAATGAAACAAGAGAAAAAGTTGGATCAAATTCAAAAAGCACAAACGACGAAAGCAAAAGATACGAAAAAGAAGATACAGGCACAAGGTATTCTAGAAAAGCAGAAGAAAAGTAAAATCAAGTTCAGGTTCAATAATCCTGGAAAGATAAATCCGCCTGTAATCAAAATTAGTGAGGTGAGTTTTGCTTTCGACAAAAACGCTCCAGAAGAAGAATATATCTTCAAGGATGTAGATCAATACATAGACTTAGACAGCAAAATAGCGATTGTCGGGCCGAACGGTGCCGGGAAATCTACGCTCGTAAACCTAATTACAGGCGACCTCGAGCCCACCAAAGGAGAAATCATGAGAAACCGAAAATTGAATATAATGAAATTCGCGCAGCATTTTATGGACGAGCTGAAGCTGAGTGAAAATGCCATTGCATACATTacaaagaaccatcctggcattactCAGCAAGAAGCACGAACGGCGCTTGGGTTTTTTGGACTGTCCGGAAAGACGCATACCAACCCGATATCGCTGTTGTCTGGAGGACAGAAAAGTCGTGTCATGTTTGCCAACATCTCGCTATCAAACGCGGACATCATGTTCCTTGATGAGCCGACCAATCACTTAGATATTCAAAGTGTGAACGCATTAATAGAGGGGTTGAAGGCCTTCACCGGGGGCATCGTCATTATATCGCACGACCAACGTCTCATCACGAATGTATGCAACGAGCTAtggatcgtagaaggagaccaaaaaGTAAAAAGATATGAAGGAACTTTCGAAGAATATAGACAAGAGTTAATCGACGCTATGGACGACAGCATTTTCGAGGCATTGGGAGAGAACGAGACCACGGCAGATCCATCAAGCTCGCGTAAATAA